One Natrinema longum genomic window carries:
- a CDS encoding thiamine-phosphate synthase family protein, protein MQFVEEIVVDEFLPTVRSLLAGDLRDRGFTQSEVAEVLGISQSAVSKYAHGDVTVNERIAADERVQDLVDELGTGLAAGEISPVQALIELEILIREFESGGDLLAQLHEEAVPELADHGSSFRVHDPESDLRTSERVLSSLRRGLGMLETTSGFTGLIPAVGSNLVACIPDAEDVDDVAGVPGRIFDVKGRTTVPADPEFGVSEHVARVVLATRRHGGAATAAINITYEPELVDELIERGHVAAEFDESGDVASSVGAAIEDEPDATVLYQTGGMGIEPLIYVLGPDAESVAETIRSLV, encoded by the coding sequence ATGCAATTCGTCGAAGAAATCGTCGTAGACGAGTTCCTCCCGACCGTCCGGTCGCTCCTCGCCGGCGATCTCCGGGATCGGGGGTTCACGCAGAGCGAGGTCGCCGAGGTACTCGGAATCAGCCAGAGTGCCGTCTCGAAATACGCCCACGGCGACGTGACCGTCAACGAGCGCATCGCCGCGGACGAGCGCGTCCAGGACCTCGTCGACGAGCTCGGAACGGGGCTGGCGGCCGGCGAGATCTCGCCGGTCCAGGCGTTGATCGAACTCGAGATCCTGATCCGCGAGTTCGAGTCCGGCGGTGACCTCCTCGCACAGCTCCACGAGGAAGCGGTGCCGGAACTCGCCGATCACGGCTCGAGCTTCCGGGTGCACGACCCCGAGAGCGACCTCCGGACCAGCGAGCGAGTCCTCTCCTCGCTCCGGCGTGGGTTGGGCATGCTCGAGACCACGAGCGGATTTACGGGGCTGATCCCCGCCGTCGGATCGAACCTGGTCGCGTGCATCCCGGACGCGGAGGACGTCGACGACGTCGCGGGCGTCCCCGGGCGGATCTTCGACGTCAAGGGTCGGACGACCGTCCCGGCGGATCCCGAGTTCGGCGTCTCCGAACACGTCGCTCGAGTGGTACTGGCCACGCGCCGACACGGTGGGGCCGCCACGGCGGCGATCAACATCACCTACGAGCCCGAACTGGTCGACGAACTGATCGAGCGGGGCCACGTCGCCGCCGAATTCGACGAGTCCGGGGACGTCGCCTCGAGCGTCGGCGCGGCGATCGAGGACGAACCCGACGCGACGGTGCTCTATCAGACCGGCGGGATGGGGATCGAGCCGCTGATCTACGTCCTCGGGCCGGACGCGGAGTCGGTCGCGGAGACGATTCGCTCCCTCGTCTAA
- a CDS encoding HD domain-containing protein → MKIIKDSVHDHIQVDGVARDLLDTPAVQRLRHISQLGTVSVVYPSANHTRFEHSLGVYHLACEALEQLGVEGKRAERVRAGALLHDVGHGPFSHNLESLTYRRTGRYHDDVHDLLADGAVGDVLRAHDLEPAAVADLVAGEGRFGQLVSGELDVDRMDYLVRDAHHTGVPYGTIDHGRLVRELTFANGELVLDEGNVQTAESLLVARALMNPTVYSHSVARISKAMLRRASERLLEAPATALDAETLQRMDDPDLIVALRSCDATSEFSRRLDHRDLFKRAVWAEIDDVPGGIIESDHGTIREFEREIAAAADVDPEHVILDVPSRPSMTESTSRVMVNGEIRRLDQQSPLVEALRAAQYSQWRLGVYSPPALRDRVGRAAVDTLGLDIDGALVSDVRNGLDATLDQFLEDG, encoded by the coding sequence ATGAAGATTATCAAGGACAGCGTCCACGACCACATTCAGGTCGATGGCGTCGCCCGCGACCTCCTCGATACGCCGGCGGTACAGCGGTTACGCCACATTAGCCAGCTCGGGACCGTCTCGGTGGTGTATCCCTCCGCGAACCACACTCGCTTCGAACACAGTCTCGGCGTCTATCACCTCGCCTGCGAAGCCCTCGAGCAACTCGGGGTCGAGGGGAAGCGAGCCGAGCGCGTTCGCGCTGGGGCCTTGCTCCACGACGTCGGCCACGGCCCCTTCAGTCACAACCTCGAGTCGCTGACCTACCGCCGGACGGGACGCTACCACGACGACGTTCACGACCTGCTCGCGGACGGGGCGGTCGGCGACGTGTTGCGAGCGCACGACCTCGAGCCGGCGGCGGTCGCGGATCTGGTCGCCGGCGAGGGCCGGTTCGGCCAGCTCGTGTCAGGCGAACTCGACGTCGATCGGATGGATTACCTGGTTCGGGACGCCCACCACACCGGCGTTCCCTACGGAACGATCGACCACGGTCGACTCGTCCGGGAACTCACGTTCGCCAACGGCGAACTCGTCCTCGACGAGGGAAACGTCCAGACCGCCGAGAGTCTGCTGGTCGCGCGGGCACTGATGAACCCGACCGTCTACAGCCACAGCGTCGCCCGAATCAGCAAGGCGATGCTTCGGCGAGCATCCGAACGGCTGCTCGAGGCCCCTGCCACGGCTCTCGACGCCGAGACGCTCCAGCGGATGGACGACCCGGATCTGATCGTCGCGCTGCGGTCGTGTGACGCGACCAGCGAGTTCTCCCGACGGCTGGACCACCGCGACCTGTTCAAGCGGGCGGTGTGGGCCGAGATCGACGACGTTCCGGGCGGGATCATCGAGTCCGATCACGGGACGATCCGAGAGTTCGAACGCGAGATCGCTGCCGCGGCGGACGTCGATCCGGAACACGTGATCCTCGACGTGCCGAGTCGCCCGTCGATGACGGAGTCGACCTCGCGCGTGATGGTCAACGGCGAGATCCGTCGACTCGACCAGCAGTCGCCGCTGGTCGAGGCGCTGCGTGCAGCCCAGTACTCCCAGTGGCGACTCGGCGTCTACTCGCCGCCCGCCCTGCGCGATCGAGTCGGCCGGGCAGCGGTCGACACCCTCGGCCTGGATATCGACGGTGCCCTGGTCAGCGACGTCCGAAACGGACTCGACGCCACGCTGGATCAGTTCCTCGAGGACGGATGA
- a CDS encoding amidohydrolase family protein, whose translation MERTGTILRGREFEPVEGRVVIDDDGRIEAIEEGAVESDDIVLPAFVNAHTHIGDSIAKEAGGGLTLEELVAPPDGLKHRLLRDASRDELVSAMTQSLRFMQRAGTAACLDFREGDVAGVRMLEDAADGLGIDSLSFARGSVDAMHAGDGFGASGANDANFDREREATREAGKPFGIHAGEVDESDINPAMDLDPDFLVHMVHPERVHLERLADSELPIVVCPRSNLVTDVGLSPYEELHERTTLALGTDNVMLNSPSMFREMEFLAKLSDLPADAILRMATINGAEIAGLEYGLVEPGREARLLVLDGDSNNLDGARDPVRAVVRRAGVDDVREVVFGADAAGEHVE comes from the coding sequence ATGGAACGAACGGGGACCATTCTCCGGGGCCGCGAGTTCGAGCCCGTCGAGGGGCGAGTGGTCATCGACGACGACGGCCGCATCGAGGCCATCGAAGAAGGAGCAGTCGAGAGCGACGACATCGTTCTCCCGGCGTTCGTCAACGCTCACACCCACATCGGCGACTCGATCGCCAAGGAAGCCGGCGGCGGCCTCACGCTCGAGGAGCTCGTCGCCCCGCCGGACGGGCTGAAACACCGACTGCTCCGGGACGCGTCTCGAGACGAACTCGTGAGCGCGATGACCCAGTCACTGCGATTCATGCAACGCGCCGGTACGGCCGCCTGTCTGGACTTTCGCGAGGGCGACGTCGCGGGCGTTCGCATGCTCGAGGACGCCGCCGACGGGCTCGGGATCGATTCCCTATCGTTCGCTCGCGGGTCCGTCGACGCGATGCACGCGGGCGACGGGTTCGGCGCGAGCGGGGCAAACGATGCGAACTTCGATCGAGAACGGGAGGCGACCCGCGAGGCGGGGAAACCCTTCGGCATCCACGCGGGCGAGGTCGACGAAAGCGATATCAATCCGGCCATGGACCTCGACCCGGACTTCCTGGTGCACATGGTTCACCCCGAACGGGTCCACCTGGAGCGGCTCGCCGACAGCGAACTCCCGATCGTCGTCTGTCCGCGCTCGAACCTCGTGACCGACGTCGGACTGTCGCCGTACGAGGAACTCCACGAGCGGACGACGCTCGCGCTGGGGACGGACAACGTGATGCTCAACTCGCCGTCGATGTTCCGGGAGATGGAGTTCCTCGCGAAGCTCTCGGACCTCCCGGCCGACGCGATCCTCCGGATGGCCACGATCAACGGTGCCGAGATCGCCGGCCTCGAGTACGGGCTGGTCGAACCCGGACGGGAGGCACGGCTGCTCGTCCTCGATGGCGACTCGAACAACCTCGACGGAGCGCGGGATCCGGTCCGGGCCGTGGTTCGCCGAGCGGGCGTCGACGACGTTCGCGAGGTCGTCTTCGGTGCGGACGCCGCCGGCGAGCACGTCGAGTGA
- a CDS encoding gamma carbonic anhydrase family protein, which yields MSSFKTILEPPTAMLRSFDGTEPQVADSAYVDDAAVVIGDVVVEADASVWPNTTLRGDHGRIVVGEGANVQDNAVLHETATLEPHATVGHSAIVHNATVAERALIGMNAVVLDGAHVGEGAVVAAGSVVTEGTEVPASTLVAGTPAEPKTEIDDPALEATADRYVELAKKHAETSDRID from the coding sequence ATGAGCAGTTTCAAGACGATTCTCGAGCCACCAACGGCTATGCTACGATCGTTCGACGGAACCGAACCCCAGGTTGCCGACTCCGCGTACGTCGACGACGCCGCGGTCGTCATCGGCGATGTCGTCGTCGAAGCCGACGCGAGCGTCTGGCCAAACACCACCCTTCGTGGCGATCACGGCCGGATCGTCGTCGGCGAGGGAGCCAACGTCCAGGACAACGCCGTCCTCCACGAGACGGCCACACTCGAGCCCCACGCGACGGTCGGTCACAGCGCGATCGTCCACAACGCCACCGTCGCCGAGCGCGCGCTGATCGGCATGAACGCGGTGGTCCTCGATGGCGCGCACGTCGGCGAGGGGGCGGTCGTCGCGGCCGGCAGCGTCGTCACCGAAGGCACCGAGGTCCCGGCATCCACGCTCGTCGCGGGGACGCCCGCGGAACCGAAAACCGAGATCGACGACCCGGCCCTCGAGGCGACGGCCGATCGCTACGTCGAACTCGCGAAAAAACACGCGGAGACGTCGGACCGCATCGACTGA
- a CDS encoding DUF3006 family protein encodes MSDTQIGVVDRIVDETAVLLLEDDGDVVDEQLLALERLPEDGRHEGAVFETVTDAGTVRETTYRADIERERRESTRERFDRLSERLSDRDRTDE; translated from the coding sequence ATGAGCGACACACAGATCGGGGTCGTCGACCGCATCGTCGACGAGACGGCGGTCCTCCTGCTGGAGGACGACGGCGACGTGGTCGACGAGCAACTTCTCGCCCTCGAGCGCCTGCCCGAAGACGGCCGACACGAGGGTGCCGTCTTCGAGACGGTCACCGACGCGGGGACAGTACGCGAGACGACTTATCGCGCGGACATCGAACGAGAGCGACGGGAATCGACCCGCGAGCGGTTCGACCGACTTTCCGAGCGATTGTCGGATCGGGATCGAACCGACGAATGA
- a CDS encoding ComEC/Rec2 family competence protein produces the protein MRRTALVVAVAGVLVLAGCSSGFDESRGNGGPTSDVSGDLEIHHIDAGQADSTLVVTPADETILIDTGEYRDDGQAVIDYLETHDIDRIDHLVATHGHADHIGGHPEVVEYLEEEGEGVGAAYDSGVPHTTATYDGYLDAIEAYDVRLFEVVAGDTLPLEDDALEATVLNPPEDGQGDGVDENGVVLSIAFGGFTYLTTGDIGAETERRLVENHGDDLAADAYQAGHHGSSTSSSAPFLETVDPAVAIVSSARDSQYGHPHDEVLEAFDDRGIETYWTGVHGDIVLTSDGSDITVNTERDATTDPGALLERTETHSALEGPSKPQSVPEGLSVDRDRPSIDGAATPSRG, from the coding sequence ATGCGACGAACCGCGCTGGTCGTGGCGGTCGCCGGAGTACTCGTCCTCGCGGGCTGTAGCAGCGGGTTCGACGAGTCGAGGGGCAACGGCGGACCGACGAGCGACGTCAGCGGCGACCTCGAGATCCACCACATCGACGCCGGGCAGGCCGATTCGACGCTCGTCGTTACCCCCGCCGACGAGACGATCCTGATCGATACGGGTGAGTACCGCGACGACGGACAGGCAGTCATCGACTACCTCGAGACTCACGATATCGACCGCATCGATCATCTGGTCGCGACCCACGGCCACGCCGATCACATCGGCGGCCACCCCGAGGTCGTCGAATACCTCGAGGAAGAGGGCGAAGGAGTCGGCGCGGCCTACGACTCCGGCGTCCCCCACACGACGGCGACCTACGACGGTTATCTCGACGCGATCGAGGCCTACGACGTCCGGCTCTTCGAGGTCGTCGCGGGCGATACCCTGCCCCTCGAGGACGACGCCCTCGAGGCGACGGTTCTGAACCCGCCCGAGGACGGGCAGGGGGATGGCGTCGACGAGAACGGCGTCGTGCTGTCGATCGCGTTCGGCGGGTTCACGTACCTGACGACCGGCGACATCGGCGCGGAAACCGAACGACGGTTGGTCGAGAATCACGGCGACGACCTCGCGGCCGACGCCTACCAGGCGGGCCACCACGGCTCGTCGACCTCCTCGAGCGCACCGTTCCTGGAGACCGTCGATCCCGCCGTTGCGATCGTCTCCAGCGCGCGCGACTCCCAGTACGGTCATCCACACGACGAGGTCCTCGAGGCCTTCGACGATCGGGGAATCGAGACCTACTGGACCGGCGTTCACGGCGATATCGTCCTCACGAGCGACGGGAGCGATATCACGGTCAACACGGAACGCGACGCGACGACCGACCCGGGTGCCCTGCTCGAGCGAACGGAAACCCACTCCGCACTCGAGGGGCCATCGAAACCCCAGTCCGTACCTGAGGGGCTATCGGTCGACCGCGACCGGCCATCGATTGATGGCGCTGCCACACCTAGTCGGGGGTGA
- a CDS encoding OsmC family protein, which produces MAKQVTTVSDEGYSATNEIRDFETTIDANGEDAPDTLETLLAAYGSCYVPALRVGGQQRGADDLGRIEIETSGELNDDDKLESVAFDIRVEADVDDDTGEEILERAFELCKVHDALKESLHADTNFEGDAF; this is translated from the coding sequence ATGGCGAAACAGGTCACGACCGTTTCAGACGAGGGGTACAGCGCGACGAACGAGATTCGGGACTTCGAGACGACGATCGACGCCAACGGCGAGGACGCCCCCGACACGCTCGAGACGCTGCTGGCGGCGTACGGCTCCTGTTACGTCCCTGCGTTGCGGGTCGGCGGCCAACAGCGGGGAGCCGACGACCTCGGCCGGATCGAGATCGAGACCAGCGGCGAACTCAACGACGACGACAAACTCGAGTCGGTCGCGTTCGACATCCGCGTCGAGGCGGACGTCGACGACGACACCGGCGAGGAGATCCTCGAGCGCGCGTTCGAACTCTGCAAGGTCCACGACGCGCTCAAAGAGAGCCTCCACGCCGACACGAACTTCGAAGGGGACGCGTTCTGA
- a CDS encoding metal-dependent hydrolase produces the protein MVDVTGHLGMALLFAAPAWMVWGRRGSLAFTGFALVTAMLPDTDLVLQGYLPVTHHGVTHTVLFVVLMSILAGVLAARYLTDWFNATRRIRSSEIAGETVFVFATAGLIVGGLSHLFADVLSAPDIAAPLSPFWPVYSEAIIVDVIYYDSPIWNFGLLAVAVGLHLVLARRERYPLETRYRIGARTETGERQYSGANEE, from the coding sequence ATGGTCGACGTCACTGGCCACCTCGGGATGGCGCTGTTGTTCGCCGCGCCGGCGTGGATGGTCTGGGGGCGACGCGGCTCCCTCGCGTTCACGGGATTCGCGTTAGTGACGGCGATGCTCCCGGATACCGACTTGGTCCTCCAGGGGTACCTCCCGGTCACCCACCACGGGGTGACCCACACCGTCCTGTTCGTCGTTCTGATGAGCATCCTCGCTGGGGTACTCGCTGCCAGATACCTCACCGACTGGTTCAACGCCACTCGTAGGATCCGAAGCTCCGAAATCGCGGGCGAGACGGTGTTCGTCTTCGCGACGGCGGGATTGATCGTCGGCGGACTTAGCCACCTGTTTGCGGACGTCCTATCCGCACCCGATATCGCGGCCCCGCTCTCGCCGTTCTGGCCCGTCTATTCCGAGGCGATAATCGTCGACGTCATCTACTACGACTCGCCGATCTGGAATTTCGGACTGCTCGCCGTCGCCGTCGGTCTCCATCTGGTGCTCGCTCGACGCGAGCGGTACCCACTCGAGACGCGTTATCGGATCGGTGCCCGAACGGAGACCGGCGAGCGCCAGTACAGTGGGGCGAACGAGGAGTAA
- a CDS encoding metal-dependent hydrolase translates to MELTWHGHSTWHVTVGETDLLIDPFFDNPQTDLEPADLETPDYVLLTHGHADHIAHAGEFADATLVATPELVSYCEDEFGFEDAVGGMGMNLGGTVECGDAYVTMTRADHTNGIMTENDASGGMPAGFVISDTKPTQVSDEESTTFYNAGDTSLMTEMREVVGPYLEPDAAAVPIGDHFTMGPMQAAIAVDWLDVDHAFPQHYDTFPPIEQDPEDFASEVRGTGSDAAVHALEADEPFELES, encoded by the coding sequence ATGGAACTCACCTGGCACGGCCACTCGACGTGGCACGTCACCGTTGGGGAGACGGACCTGTTGATCGACCCGTTCTTCGACAACCCACAGACCGACCTCGAGCCGGCGGATCTCGAGACGCCCGACTACGTCCTGTTGACACACGGGCACGCCGACCACATCGCTCACGCGGGCGAGTTTGCCGACGCGACGCTGGTCGCGACGCCGGAACTCGTCTCCTACTGCGAAGACGAGTTCGGCTTCGAGGACGCCGTCGGCGGGATGGGGATGAACCTCGGGGGGACCGTCGAGTGTGGCGACGCCTACGTCACCATGACCCGCGCTGACCACACGAACGGGATCATGACCGAAAACGACGCGAGCGGCGGCATGCCCGCCGGCTTCGTCATCTCGGATACGAAGCCGACGCAGGTCAGCGACGAGGAGTCGACGACGTTCTACAACGCCGGTGACACCAGCCTCATGACCGAGATGCGCGAGGTCGTCGGCCCGTACCTCGAGCCCGATGCCGCCGCAGTGCCGATCGGCGACCACTTCACCATGGGGCCGATGCAGGCAGCCATCGCCGTCGACTGGCTCGACGTCGACCACGCCTTCCCACAGCATTACGATACGTTCCCGCCGATCGAGCAGGATCCCGAGGACTTCGCCAGCGAGGTTCGCGGGACCGGCAGCGACGCCGCGGTCCACGCCCTCGAGGCCGACGAGCCGTTCGAACTCGAGTCCTGA
- a CDS encoding DHH family phosphoesterase gives MGNCIICGTPVDGEICESHEEDAVFEFRGTSASQLTPGRYYRGTVDGYADFGVFVDIGDHVTGLLHRSELDQRLESLDWEPGDDVFVQVLDVRDNGNVDLGWSIRQREREFRGHLIETADDEHRPEDVDDESTDDESATETADENDRESTDDRAAKAGELQAAAEETEPASEPDTESVDEGQPAAAEPTGTVTSSGSVATGSAAASAPATDDAADAESEAESEPTLKRTTIDAIENQVGSVVRLEGEITGVRQTSGPTVFELRDETATVECAAFEEAGVRAYPDVELDDVVALEGEVERHHGELQVETESLDILDGEERETVVDRLESAIEREARPAEVALLADHEAVAAVEDGIADAATAIRRAVMEARPIVVRHGATADGYVAGAAIERAVLPLIREKHTREDAEYHYFERRPLDGRVYDMDAATGDVTSMLEARDRHGEQLPLVVLVDAGSTVESVDGYDLLSVYDADSLVIDDSRADEEVADAVDVAVAPSLAGADVTDVTSTALATNVAAHVNDDVRADLEHLPAVSYWENTPEAYLDLATEAGYDETGVSERREAVALEAYYQSYKDKRELVIDLLFGDGEESDRPRNGDLAAHVSEQFRDKLETELETARENLTVEGVDGVTVSVLDTDAFTHRYNFPTTILLLDALHRSERDRADPPYVTLGVGDDELHVRATEPVNVRDLGDAIAEAVPNGGVSVVGGQDGHVEFLPGKRDAVREAALEALGETLA, from the coding sequence ATGGGTAACTGTATCATCTGCGGCACACCCGTTGACGGCGAGATCTGTGAGAGCCACGAGGAGGATGCCGTTTTCGAATTTCGCGGCACGTCCGCCTCGCAGCTTACGCCCGGTCGCTACTACCGGGGAACCGTCGACGGCTACGCCGACTTCGGTGTCTTCGTCGACATCGGAGACCACGTCACCGGCCTGTTGCATCGAAGCGAACTCGACCAACGACTCGAAAGTCTCGACTGGGAACCGGGGGACGACGTCTTCGTCCAGGTACTCGACGTTCGGGACAACGGCAACGTCGACCTCGGCTGGTCGATCCGCCAGCGCGAACGCGAGTTCCGCGGCCACCTGATCGAAACGGCCGACGACGAGCACCGTCCCGAGGACGTCGACGACGAATCGACTGACGACGAGTCGGCGACGGAGACGGCCGACGAAAACGACCGGGAATCGACCGACGACCGCGCGGCCAAAGCCGGCGAGTTGCAGGCGGCCGCCGAGGAAACCGAGCCCGCGTCCGAACCCGACACCGAGTCCGTCGACGAGGGACAGCCTGCGGCCGCGGAACCAACCGGAACAGTGACGAGCAGCGGCTCCGTCGCGACTGGATCCGCCGCCGCCTCGGCACCGGCAACCGACGATGCCGCCGACGCCGAATCCGAGGCCGAATCGGAACCCACGCTCAAGCGGACGACCATCGACGCCATCGAGAATCAGGTCGGCAGCGTCGTCCGCCTCGAGGGCGAGATCACCGGCGTTCGCCAGACCAGCGGCCCGACGGTCTTCGAACTGCGCGACGAGACCGCGACCGTCGAATGCGCGGCCTTCGAGGAAGCCGGCGTTCGCGCCTACCCCGACGTCGAACTCGACGACGTCGTCGCCCTGGAGGGCGAGGTCGAACGCCACCACGGCGAGTTGCAGGTCGAAACCGAATCCCTCGACATCCTCGACGGCGAGGAGCGGGAGACGGTCGTCGACCGCCTCGAGAGCGCGATCGAACGAGAGGCACGTCCGGCCGAGGTCGCGCTGCTGGCCGACCACGAAGCGGTCGCAGCCGTCGAAGACGGCATCGCCGACGCGGCGACCGCGATCCGACGGGCCGTCATGGAAGCACGGCCGATCGTCGTCCGCCACGGTGCGACCGCCGACGGCTACGTCGCCGGGGCGGCCATCGAGCGCGCCGTCCTCCCGCTGATTCGCGAGAAACACACGCGCGAGGACGCGGAGTACCACTACTTCGAGCGCCGGCCGCTCGACGGCCGCGTCTACGACATGGACGCCGCCACCGGCGACGTCACCTCGATGCTCGAGGCCCGCGATCGCCACGGCGAACAGCTCCCCCTCGTCGTGTTGGTCGACGCCGGGTCGACCGTCGAATCCGTCGACGGCTACGACCTGCTCTCGGTGTACGACGCCGACTCGCTCGTCATCGACGACAGTCGCGCCGACGAGGAGGTCGCCGACGCCGTCGACGTCGCCGTCGCACCGTCCCTCGCCGGCGCTGACGTCACCGACGTCACCTCGACCGCACTGGCCACCAACGTCGCCGCCCACGTCAACGACGACGTCCGTGCCGATCTGGAACACCTCCCCGCGGTCAGCTACTGGGAGAACACGCCCGAGGCGTATCTCGACCTCGCAACCGAGGCCGGCTACGACGAGACCGGCGTCTCCGAGCGCCGCGAAGCCGTCGCGCTCGAGGCCTACTACCAGTCGTACAAGGACAAACGCGAACTCGTGATCGACCTGCTGTTCGGCGACGGCGAGGAGTCGGATCGGCCGCGAAACGGCGATCTGGCCGCCCACGTCTCCGAACAGTTCCGCGACAAGCTCGAAACCGAACTCGAGACGGCCCGCGAGAACCTCACGGTGGAAGGCGTCGACGGCGTTACCGTCTCCGTGCTCGACACGGACGCCTTCACCCACCGGTACAACTTCCCGACGACGATCCTGCTGCTGGACGCGCTCCACCGGTCCGAACGCGACCGGGCGGACCCGCCCTACGTCACGCTCGGCGTCGGCGACGACGAACTCCACGTCCGCGCGACCGAACCCGTGAACGTGCGCGACCTCGGTGACGCGATCGCCGAGGCCGTTCCCAACGGCGGGGTCAGCGTCGTCGGCGGCCAGGACGGTCACGTCGAGTTCCTGCCCGGCAAACGCGATGCCGTCCGGGAGGCCGCACTCGAGGCGCTCGGCGAGACGCTCGCGTAA
- a CDS encoding SHOCT domain-containing protein — protein sequence MSASEGPDHGRDAGDPWTRLRENAVRIVSLLVTAIWLGGLLTGQSWWLPVLVVGYAAVLPIVTILFGDETAGHEWSDDETETTESEPTRTDSPSDAGGTRDALETLRERYAAGELTDEQFERKLERLLGTKTVENAREWTREGDRERTDGREREYDR from the coding sequence ATGAGCGCAAGCGAGGGACCGGATCACGGACGAGATGCAGGCGATCCGTGGACTCGACTTCGCGAGAACGCGGTCCGCATCGTCTCCCTACTCGTGACGGCGATCTGGCTCGGGGGACTGCTTACCGGTCAATCGTGGTGGCTCCCCGTACTGGTCGTCGGCTACGCCGCCGTCCTCCCGATCGTCACGATCCTGTTTGGCGACGAGACGGCGGGCCACGAGTGGAGCGACGACGAGACGGAGACGACGGAATCCGAACCGACGAGGACGGATTCCCCCAGCGATGCAGGTGGCACGCGCGACGCGCTCGAGACGCTCCGCGAGCGCTACGCTGCGGGCGAGCTGACAGACGAACAGTTCGAACGGAAACTCGAGCGACTGCTGGGGACGAAAACCGTCGAGAACGCCCGAGAGTGGACCCGGGAAGGCGATCGGGAACGCACCGACGGTCGGGAGCGCGAGTACGACCGGTGA
- a CDS encoding helix-turn-helix transcriptional regulator, with the protein MIIGAKGSPLDDIEFLARSEHRVTTLETLARSPQSRADLRERTDVSQSTIGRTLREFEDRHWICREGHQYEATQLGAFVASGMRELVERIETEQKLRDVWQWVPAEASGFTIEMGSNAVVTVAEADDPYRPVNRFESLLRETDRFRFVGFDLALLEPCKEELARRIVDGMDTEIIDPPHVARHILSTYPEHCSKPLESGNLSVWLHDELPPYGVGIFDRRIGVSGHDPESGAARVLIDTDASAAREWAEATYESYRSEARPLRVERIGE; encoded by the coding sequence ATGATCATAGGTGCCAAAGGATCGCCCCTCGACGACATCGAGTTCCTCGCGCGGTCGGAGCACCGCGTGACCACACTCGAGACGCTGGCGAGGAGTCCCCAAAGCCGGGCGGACCTCCGGGAGCGAACCGATGTCTCCCAGTCGACGATCGGGCGGACGCTGCGCGAGTTCGAGGACCGCCACTGGATCTGCCGGGAGGGACACCAGTACGAGGCGACACAGCTTGGAGCCTTCGTCGCCTCGGGAATGCGAGAGCTAGTCGAACGAATCGAGACCGAACAAAAGCTCCGCGACGTCTGGCAGTGGGTCCCGGCCGAGGCGAGCGGATTCACGATCGAGATGGGGTCCAACGCGGTCGTGACAGTCGCGGAGGCAGACGATCCGTACCGCCCGGTGAACCGGTTCGAGTCGCTGCTCCGGGAGACGGACCGGTTTCGGTTCGTCGGGTTCGACCTGGCCTTGCTCGAACCGTGTAAGGAGGAACTCGCCCGCCGAATCGTCGACGGGATGGACACGGAGATCATCGACCCACCACACGTTGCCAGGCACATCCTCTCGACGTACCCGGAACACTGTTCGAAACCCCTCGAGAGCGGGAACCTTTCGGTCTGGCTACACGACGAGCTGCCCCCCTACGGGGTCGGTATCTTCGATCGACGAATCGGAGTCAGCGGCCACGATCCCGAGAGCGGAGCGGCTCGCGTGCTGATCGATACCGACGCGTCGGCGGCCCGCGAGTGGGCGGAAGCGACCTACGAATCCTATCGCAGTGAGGCCCGGCCGCTCCGGGTCGAACGGATCGGAGAGTGA
- a CDS encoding DUF1059 domain-containing protein: protein MTNDVQSEERRTALQVACDTAVSGCVFRMRTEEDDKDRLLEIAREHVKEQHGQEYSLEEIDDQHVTEVEVETGTGE from the coding sequence ATGACGAACGACGTACAATCCGAAGAGAGGAGGACAGCACTACAAGTCGCGTGTGATACAGCCGTTTCCGGGTGTGTCTTCCGCATGCGTACCGAGGAAGACGACAAGGATCGCCTGCTGGAGATCGCGCGCGAACACGTCAAAGAACAACACGGCCAAGAGTACTCCCTCGAGGAAATCGACGACCAGCACGTAACCGAGGTCGAGGTCGAAACCGGGACGGGCGAATGA